Genomic window (Mycoplasma sp. NEAQ87857):
TTTCTCCTTTGTTATCTAATTATATTCTAAAGTTGCATTATATAAATAATTAAAAAACTCCCAATTAGGAGTTTTTGTATTATATTATTGAAATTTAAAATTATTCAACTGAAACGTCAGCTCCAGCTTCAGCTAAAGCAGCTCTAATTGGTTCAGCTTCTTCTGGTTTAATGTCTTCTTTAATTGTTGCAGGTAAGTTGTCAACGATTTTTTTAGCATCCATTAAAGCGATTCCTAAGATATCTTTAACTGCTTTAATGATTTGAACTTTTTTACCGTTATCTGATTTAAGAACAACTTTAACGCTTGATTTTTCTTCTTCTCCACCTTCAGCAGGAGCTGCAGCAACAGCCATAGCAGCCATTGGGTCGATTCCAAATTCTTCTTTCATTGCGTCAACAAGTTCCATAATTTCTTTAATTGACATTTCTTTTAATGATTCAATAAATGTTGTTTTTTCTAATTTAGCCATTTTTATATTTCCTTTCTAAAAAAATATTATTATTCTGATTTTCCTTCACTTACTAATTTAAGTGATAATGACATTTGTTGTAATGGTTGCATCATTGAACGAGCAAGGATAGCAAGTGCTTCTTCGTATGAAGGTAATGAAGCAACTGTTTTAACACCAGCAGCATCAACCACTTTTCCTTCGTATGATCCAGCTTTAACCACCATTAATTTGTGTTTTTTAGCAAAATTAATTAATAATTTTGCAGCTGACATATCATCGTTTAATGAAAATGCAAAAATGTTAGGTCCTACTAAATGTTCAGCAAGATCTGCATAACCTGTTTCAGCAGCAGCGATTTTGAAAAGTCTATTTTTATAAACTTTAATTTCAACTCCAAGTTCTTTAGCTTGTTTTCTAAATTCTTGAAGTTCAGCTACTGTTAATCCACGGTATTCAGCTAAAGCGAATGCTTGAGAATTTGTAATTCTATCTTTAATTTCAGCAACAACTTCTCTTTTAGCAGCTTTGAATTTTGATTCTGACATTATTTGCCCCCTTTCAAAATTTTATGCAATACATTCTAGTTAAAACCAATTAAGGATATACACTTGGTAACTAATATTAAGCATAATGCAGTTACTGTCTTTATGTATTGCTTACATATTATAATGCAAAAGCTATATTTTAAAAATATTTTTTAATATCTTTTTTTATGTCTTATAAAAAAAGCACGGTTCTTTAAAAGAATAACCGTGCTTTTAGTTTCCTTGGATGTAAATATATATTTAAAAATTGGATGAAAAATAATACGGTAGGAAACTACATTAATTATAATCAATAAATAAAAAAATACAATAAATAAATTAAATTTGATGCTGCCTAAAATGCTTTAAATTCGTTTAAATATTAGAACTATAAAACTTTAATAAATAATATAAATATCTTTAAAAATTATATTGATTTATAGGTTAGATAGTTGTATAATATTTATGCTTCATCTTGCTAAAAAACCACCCCCAGGTTCGAAGTAGGAGGTGGTTTTGCAAAATGAAACAAGTTGTTTTTGGAACGATTTCTTAATTATAAGATATCGTTTTTTATAATCTTACTTATTTAGTTA
Coding sequences:
- the rplL gene encoding 50S ribosomal protein L7/L12, whose protein sequence is MAKLEKTTFIESLKEMSIKEIMELVDAMKEEFGIDPMAAMAVAAAPAEGGEEEKSSVKVVLKSDNGKKVQIIKAVKDILGIALMDAKKIVDNLPATIKEDIKPEEAEPIRAALAEAGADVSVE
- the rplJ gene encoding 50S ribosomal protein L10 — protein: MSESKFKAAKREVVAEIKDRITNSQAFALAEYRGLTVAELQEFRKQAKELGVEIKVYKNRLFKIAAAETGYADLAEHLVGPNIFAFSLNDDMSAAKLLINFAKKHKLMVVKAGSYEGKVVDAAGVKTVASLPSYEEALAILARSMMQPLQQMSLSLKLVSEGKSE